In Planctomycetia bacterium, the genomic window CGTGATGGCGATCCTGAGCCGTGAAGGTCAGACTTATGCCAGGATGCAATTCTCGGCAGGTCCCGGTGGCCATTGTCGCTTGCGCTGGCGAGTTGACTGGGAGTCCTGGCCACGTGAGCTTACTAACAACGTGCTGACCGAATTCCGAGATGCCTGGCAACAGGAGTATCGACAAAATGTTTTACCGCAAACCTTACACCATTTTGGAATTCATCCAACCCACACTCAACCAGAACTTCTCAATCCAACTCCCCAGATATCGGATCTGGATACCTGGGATGAATCGTTCTGGACTTCCTTAGGAGATACGCTTAATGAACACATCATTCCCTGATCGGGATATTCGGCAACGCGGCTTGGTTCCTGCTGACAAGTTATCCAGACTCCATTTACTGGTGATCGGCGTCGGGGCGATTGGTCGACAAGTTGCACTGCAACTTGCGACTCTTGGCGTGCAAAGAATGACCCTGGTGGATCACGATCATGTTGCTGAGGAGAACCTGGCTGTCCAGGGGTACAGGCCAGATGATCTGGGACATACCAAGGTCCAGGCCACAAGCACGCTTTGTCTGCAAATCCTACCGTCACTTCAAATGACGATGCTAACTGAACGATTTCGACGCCAACCCGGTTGGTCTGCGGATTCCGACAGGATCCCAGTAATTATGGTGTGTGTAGACAGCATCACGACAAGGAGAATCATTTGGGAAACATTAAAAGGACGTTTCGCACTTCTTGTCGACGGACGCATGCAGGCAGAGGTCATGCGTGTTCTGGCACAGGATGAACGGACGAATCCGCAGCATTATCAGAACTCGCTTTTTAGCGAATCTGAAGCTCAGAGCGGCCCCTGCACTGCTCGCTCGACTATCTACACCGCTTCAATCGCCGCTGGCTTGATGATCGCCCAGTTGGTTCGATGGCTTCGGCAAGTACCCTTGATCCCCGATCAAACTCTTAACCTGTTGAGTGGTGAACTGATCATTAACGAGTAGTTCGTTACTACCCAGCGTAACACCCCATCCCTGCCTGGAATACCAGGCAGGTTTTTTCATTTCTGGAGGAGAAACGTGTTAACACGTGGCAATCGTAAATTAGGACTGAAACACATCTGGGGATTTACCCTCCCCTCGGGTACGGATGCAGTCTGCCCGGGTCGCACCTCCATCTGCGCCCGATCTTGTTACGCTTTGCGCCTGGAAAAGTTGCGTCCCAAAGTTCACAAGGCCTATCAACGTAACCTGGTGATGACCAAACGCCGAGATTTTGCTCAGCGAATGTATTACTTTGTCCGGGCCATGCGGATAAGGACTGTACGCATCCATATCGGCGGAGATTTCTTTTCGGAGGAGTACGCCCGAAAGTGGCTCCAAGTTATTGAGAAGTCACCTCGAACCCATTTCTACTTCTACACCCGATCCTGGCGTATTTCACCAATTTGCGTCGTATTGGAAGAAATGGCTTCTCTGCCCAATTGTTCAGCTTGGTACTCCTGTGACAGCGAGACGGGGTTGCCAGCCAATGTGCCGCCACGGGTTCGACTCGCCTGGCTGCAGCTAGATCCTCTCGAGCAGATCAATTCCCCAGTGCATCTGATCTTTCGAGATTATCCACTGCGCAAGCATCCAGTTACACATTCTTCAGATGCGCATATTTGCCCAGAACAAGATGGACTGAGGCGGAAGCAACGAATCACAAGTGAATCATGCCAGTTCTGTTTCATGCCTAGAGTAAGTAGCCATTCCAAGCGAGTACCATTAGGCATGCTGAATGATTCGGGTAAATTGTAATTCTTGTCCGGCGGCGCCGCCGAAAACTTCACGCGATCTGCCTGTATCGACTGTCGGTACCTGATTACATCTTCATTCAAAACACAAATGAATTCTGGCTGCGATGTAACCATTGCACCGCTGTTTCATTTATCTCGTTACCATTTAGGAGAACACGATGCCCGCGAGGCAAAAGTTAAATGCTGTATCACTCTACCTCTGCCTGATTGTGGGTGCGATTGCAGCCCTGGTTTCTGGGTCTGGATCCGTATTCTGGATAGTTTCCGGGATACTGGTCATGATTGCCCTGCATTCTGGGGCGTTTCGCCCTACAAGTGGGAAAAGGCAGTAACCCCACCAGCCACCTCGTACCTATTGCGAGGTGGCTTGAACTTTGGCCTAATCAAGACTCTATTTTTTTAGCCATTCTCCGACAGCTTCAACCATTCTTAGTTTTGCAAGGTTGAATCTGCAAATACGCGGTTAAATGGCTTCCCATGTCGAGTAGTTTTTACTCGTGATCGAGCGAGCTTTGATCGCATAGA contains:
- a CDS encoding ThiF family adenylyltransferase, translated to MNTSFPDRDIRQRGLVPADKLSRLHLLVIGVGAIGRQVALQLATLGVQRMTLVDHDHVAEENLAVQGYRPDDLGHTKVQATSTLCLQILPSLQMTMLTERFRRQPGWSADSDRIPVIMVCVDSITTRRIIWETLKGRFALLVDGRMQAEVMRVLAQDERTNPQHYQNSLFSESEAQSGPCTARSTIYTASIAAGLMIAQLVRWLRQVPLIPDQTLNLLSGELIINE